In Henckelia pumila isolate YLH828 unplaced genomic scaffold, ASM3356847v2 CTG_19:::fragment_3, whole genome shotgun sequence, the following proteins share a genomic window:
- the LOC140870735 gene encoding uncharacterized protein isoform X2, with protein MAIFSHSVSTNPLSLCISTAVSCGKLRRKTSPSLASLSPSSASGSQESPSAMKNDNYTVTAKGSPPKAPFVEPSKPPDVMYHPNRSPMVRFLQSTESNIEKVIFDFRFLALLAVGGSLAGSLLCFLNGCVYIFDAYKVYWSSCVKGVHTGKMVLRLVEAIDVYLAGTVMLIFGMGLYGLFISNVSADVPPSLDRSLKGSSLFGMFALKA; from the exons ATGGCGATCTTCTCCCACTCAGTTTCCACCAACCCTCTTTCCCTCTGCATATCCACCGCTGTCTCCTGTGGGAAATTGAGGCGAAAGACTTCACCTTCACTAGCTTCTTTAAGCCCTTCGTCTGCATCGGGTTCTCAAGAATCGCCATCGGCCATGAAAAATGACAATTATACTGTAACCGCAAAAGGGTCGCCTCCGAAAGCTCCGTTTGTTGAGCCCTCGAAGCCGCCTGACGTGATGTATCATCCAAATAGAAGCCCGATGGTCCGGTTTCTGCAGTCCACAGAGTCTAATATTGAGAAG GTCATATTTGACTTTCGTTTTTTGGCACTTCTGGCCGTTGGAGGTTCTCTAGCAGGTTCTTTGCTGTGCTTTCTCAAT GGATGTGTTTATATATTTGATGCCTATAAAGTATATTGGTCGAGCTGTGTGAAAGGTGTCCATACTGGCAAAATGGTTCTACGATTAGTTGAAGCTAttg ATGTATATCTTGCTGGGACAGTCATGTTAATATTTGGCATGGGCTTGTATGGATTGTTTATCTCAAATGTATCTGCCGATGTACCACCATCACTTGATCGTTCACTCAAGGGGTCGTCTTTATTTGGCATGTTTGCTTTGAAG GCTTGA
- the LOC140870735 gene encoding uncharacterized protein isoform X1, whose product MAIFSHSVSTNPLSLCISTAVSCGKLRRKTSPSLASLSPSSASGSQESPSAMKNDNYTVTAKGSPPKAPFVEPSKPPDVMYHPNRSPMVRFLQSTESNIEKVIFDFRFLALLAVGGSLAGSLLCFLNGCVYIFDAYKVYWSSCVKGVHTGKMVLRLVEAIDVYLAGTVMLIFGMGLYGLFISNVSADVPPSLDRSLKGSSLFGMFALKERPKWMKISSLDELKTKVGHVIVMILLVKMFERSKMVTITTGMDLLSYSVCIFLSSASLYILHNLHKSDSE is encoded by the exons ATGGCGATCTTCTCCCACTCAGTTTCCACCAACCCTCTTTCCCTCTGCATATCCACCGCTGTCTCCTGTGGGAAATTGAGGCGAAAGACTTCACCTTCACTAGCTTCTTTAAGCCCTTCGTCTGCATCGGGTTCTCAAGAATCGCCATCGGCCATGAAAAATGACAATTATACTGTAACCGCAAAAGGGTCGCCTCCGAAAGCTCCGTTTGTTGAGCCCTCGAAGCCGCCTGACGTGATGTATCATCCAAATAGAAGCCCGATGGTCCGGTTTCTGCAGTCCACAGAGTCTAATATTGAGAAG GTCATATTTGACTTTCGTTTTTTGGCACTTCTGGCCGTTGGAGGTTCTCTAGCAGGTTCTTTGCTGTGCTTTCTCAAT GGATGTGTTTATATATTTGATGCCTATAAAGTATATTGGTCGAGCTGTGTGAAAGGTGTCCATACTGGCAAAATGGTTCTACGATTAGTTGAAGCTAttg ATGTATATCTTGCTGGGACAGTCATGTTAATATTTGGCATGGGCTTGTATGGATTGTTTATCTCAAATGTATCTGCCGATGTACCACCATCACTTGATCGTTCACTCAAGGGGTCGTCTTTATTTGGCATGTTTGCTTTGAAG GAGAGACCGAAGTGGATGAAAATTAGTTCACTCGACGAACTGAAGACCAAAGTGGGACATGTAATAGTGATGATTCTTCTGGTGAAAATGTTCGAGAGGAGCAAAATGGTGACAATAACAACTGGGATGGACTTGCTGAGTTACTCTGTATGTATATTCTTGTCGTCCGCTTCGTTATACATTCTTCACAATCTGCACAAGTCGGACTCTGAATAG